In Toxoplasma gondii ME49 chromosome V, whole genome shotgun sequence, the DNA window tcaggtgtctgtacaggcGAGTGGTTTTCGGAGATTTCCGCGAGTTGCTTGCCTCCTACATGCCGCACATTTGCATTTGTTCGTGGATGCCGTTCAACATCGACTGGACAGGGATATTTCGAAACTTCTCGCGCGTTCAAGAGGTGATGTGGgtcgaggaaaaacggagcATGTGTCTCCGTCCACCAGGCgaggcaacagagagaggcacagagCGACAGGAATCTTGTCGCCAGCCTAACAGCGGGACTCAAACAAATTCTGAACGCGCTGCTGTCGCCTCCGAACAGgccttttcgtctttgccGAGTTGtagagagaacgacgaggaagcagtcGACACGTGCGGCGgacgggaagagaagaagcagacgggaGTGGAGGACTATGTTCTGATTGGTCATGCCGAATTCGGCCTTGTTGGCAAGCCGTAAGAGCCGGAAAAGCCGTTGTGGACTCTAGCGTCGTCGATTCTGACCCGTGGGGCTTGCTTTGCACGCGCCCACACTTATTTCTTGAAATTCGTGTCCCTTCGCCCCAATGGACAATCAGCTTCAACAGACACGGTAGAGCCCGAGATCGTTTCGAAAGAGATTTAGAGCCGCCTGACGGATCGATAGCAGCTTACGGTTACGTTTCAGGTGCACTCCGGTTGTTCCCGCACCTTCTCCGCATGTCCGAGACAGGTCGTTAGGCCGCGCTTGCAACTTTTCAACGCGCTCGAGTGTTTTTGTTTCTGCTCCGCGAATCGGACTCTCTTGTAGCTCCTCTCGTCAGACCGATGTTTGTAACTCGCTGGGTATTCTTGACCCTGCATAGCGCCTTTTGTCTCGGTTCTTTCCACAGAAAAGATTTCAGTGATACGAAAAACAGGCGATACAGGCTGGCATATGGCAGTGGGCATTTGTTTTCAGGCATGTTCTGACTGCGCTGaacgtgtgtgtctgtgtgtggcTGCGTTCGGGAGGGTAGGCGCGAGCTAGCGTGAATGCCACCATACACGCACTTTGTTGAGCGCTAGACCTACACCGACACATCGCGTTACAGATTCTGCGCTTGTACAGCGGCCTCGTCGAGTTATTTGTGGGTCTCTCGCTCGCGGCCGGTCTGCTTTCTGCACAGGATGGAGACGTGGGGTTTACGATTGCCGGCGCATGTCCATTTGCCACAAGGAGTAGAGTTCCGTCGACAGGACATAACATGTTCAGGTGAGTCGTCTGACGCTGAAGGAAAGTCGGAACTGCCCCTCCAAGAGCGCAAACGGCAACGGGACAGGGACTCGGGCATTCAACGGGATCGCGATTTCGAGGGGGGTGGTAGGTTGCAGAGGGTTGCTGTGTCTTCTGGGGTGGAAACTGGTGGCATCAGTCctgcaggaagaaggcgtTTGTGGATGAACGtaggagacgaaaaaacacaCGGAACACCCTTTTGCGACAGATGTAGCGACATCGGACAGGATTGTCCATTAGCGGTGCGGGCTACGGAGACTGAAGAGGAAATCGGCAAAGGTGTGGAGTCAACAGGCGCAGACGAGTCTGCTTTGCACAGTGAGATGCATCAAGCGAACGGTCACGGCGAGGCTGGCGGAGACTGTgtggaagaaggggaagaaactGCCACACTGTTGCCTCTACAGGAAAGGCTGTATTGGCGAGACGGATACACGCGTGTGCATCTCGGAGGTTCAGATGAGATTTTCCAATGCAGCAGGTTCGACGCTGTAGAGAGCCTCGCAAATGGTGGTGCGAGCAGCTCCAGGGTTTCTATTTTTAGGAAACGCAGAGTGTAATCCGTTTTTTTAGTGACACCACTCCTCTGGTCAACATGtgcgttgcatgcaaagtAAGGCGACGCTTGCTTTTAGGGAGTCTGACGCAAAGTTGAGACGCGGTCACGGAAGACGTCGTGGCGAAGCTTCGAACCTGAGCGCTTTTCTAAAAACAAGAATGGTGGTTTTCCTTCAGGATGGAAACATGTTGGTGGCAGGCAATCGATATCGGCTCGTCACCCTCCTGAAATGTCTACTTTCGTACGATGATACTGATTATGCTAGCATTTGAGCaacagttttctctcgcatcCTAGGTACACTTCCCTGCCGCAGGTTCGGTCGAATGCCCCAATATACTATAATCTGGTGGTATGGGACTTTTTGAGGTTAGACTAGCGTGGTAGCTCACTGGGTTGTGCCGAGCAGCATTATATTGCGATCTAGCTACGTCTCCGCAGAACAGTAGGCGggtggaagaggagaggctgctcgttttctctcatGTTGAGGTAGCGGTGCAGAAGCCATATACTGACCAGGGGAAGCCAGAAGTTGTTTTGTTTCCGTTCCCCGTTATGCGCCCGCTCCTGTATCACGTGCCTGTCGCTGTCGTTGAGGTGCGACCACCTCTCAAGACGGGGTCAGATGAACGGAAATCGAGAATGAAGCAACGACCGTACTTTCTCAGTAGTGCAGCTAACGCAACCTGACGATTACATCCTTCGACAGAACAGAGTACCATATCCATCATCAGCCTGCGACCCTCAAAAGCAGAAGCGAGGTTCCGTAGTTTCAGTTAGAAAGTTCGGGTCTTTAATTTCGATGAAAGGTCCAAGGAAACTATGACTGTGCTACAGCCACCCACCCCCTCGGCTCTCGCACTAGCTGGAGGCTTCTGCATTATCTTCGTTCGCCGACTGCTGCCCTCACACCGGCATAATGCTCGATCGTCTGTTTCAGCCAACAGTTATCAGTTACGTAACACTCAGCCCATCCAGTCACCGTTTTGGCTATCCCGCACGGAACAcgtttcgtctgtgtccCAAGACTTCGGCAGAAATTCCGATGGTGCGGGTAGGAACGATGGCGCGGCGGCAAATGCTCTTGTGCAGAGGCGTCTTTCCAATGGAGACCACCGCCAGCAACCGAGCGAAAAACTGTCTGTAGAACTAAGATGCTATGGTCAGTCCGGTGTGCAGGTTTTTTCACCGGCTAGCTGCATGCTGACAGAGGGTTTCTGGGCCGCGAGCAGACCGGGTGTGCCGTTGCGGTCCACCACCCGACAGACCGCTGTGGTGGTCAGGGCAACACCATGCGGAATCTCGTGGGGTGACCACCGTCCAAAGATGTCCGAAACCCGGGTGGTAGGTAGGCGTGGGGCTGGCATGACGATTCCTGCAACATGGTTGGCGGGTACTCACTCTGCCCGGCGTACGCACGCAGCAGCGAATCAGCTAGTCGATGATGGGATGGTTCTTGTAGTGAAAGAGCGGAACCCATGCGCTACAGCGGGTCGTGCGAATCAGCGGCAAAGTGTTCTCCGCGTTGGTCATGCGGCTGGGAATGCGGCCAATACTTGGGCCAACGAATCGTACGTTGTTCGATGGAGGGGCGGCGGTTTGGGTGACTACGCGAGAGGCAAGTTTCAGTGGACCACGGCGGACGACCGTTACCGGGGTTGGCCGGACCGGAAAGGATCGAACGTTCTTCCAAGTTTCGTTGGGGAGACTTGTTTTTTTGCGCTTGGGGTAAGCGTTGTTTCCTCTGGTCTGCAAATCTGGTGAATTCGCTCTCTGTGGTAGTCGTCAATTTACGGTGAGGAGCGGTGGGGACTGAAGCCGGAAATCCCTTGGGAAGCTGCGGCAGGAACCGTTTTAGCATGGCCGGCTGCATGAGGGAAGGTTGGCAAGCCGTGCCCGCGCTGCGCCAGGGTCACCTGCTTGCATAAGAAACCAatctgttttttcgtctcttaGTGCTGTGTCTTTGTGAAGTCCGACAGCTGTTGTTGGATGTATGTCGGACGCGTCTGCCAAAAGTTACAGAGTGAAGGTAGCCTGCCTGCCGGGCAATTCGTTTGCGGACCAGTGGACAGTCGTTGTGATTGGCAATTCTCGGCAGCAGGCCCTTGACCttttgcttgtttttcttctctggccTTCATGCTCGTGTATTGTTTTGCTTGCTTTAGGAGTTCGGGTCCCACTGTCGGGGTGGTGGAGCATAAATGAGTTCCTCCAGAAGGCCGGCGCGTAGATCTGGTACGGTTTCTACTCCGCAGGGGCACGAGTTTTAATGTTGTTCGGATGTCTGCGGGGTCTTTTTGGCTGTTCTTCAAAGTGCTTTGGGGAACCGCCAACGTTTTTTCGGAGATAAGGGGAGGGCGGTGATGCTACAGGCCGCACATTGTTTTTTGTCCGTGGAAGGAACTAACACCGGCTGGGGTTTGTAACCGGATTCAGGCAGGAGGCTGCTCTAATCTGTGTTGGTCACCCGTCCAGGCAGACGTGCGTGGTATTGATTTCTTTCGTTTGTTGTTACCAGGGAGGACGGTGCACAAAGTAGACGGTGAAGATCCAGAGTAGTGACGGCCCGGGGTATTATGAGTGTTGCAGCTCGGGATACCGTCTGTTGGAGAAGCGGTTGCATGTTGGTACTGTGAAACCTGCTAGCATGTGCCCGTGTGGGCCTTTGTAAGCGTATGATCCGTTCGTGGCCGATTCTCTCCCAGATAAGATTGCATCTGTGCTGCTGGCTTCTGCGTGTTCAAAGCAGCGTCGAACAGTGATGTTCTTTTCGAACACAAACTACAGTGGGGGATGATCATCACCTGAAACACATCAGAACCACGTTGTCGCCTGTGGTGTTTTACATTTTGCCAGGGAACCTACTTTGTGGCAGCCCGGTGCCCTGATTTCTGGGACTGGTTCTGTGGAAACAGTGACAGGTTGATCGAAACCTACGGAATGATTCCGTGACAACCCATCGGAGGCGTGAGACTATTGGCAGTTGCGTTACAGTTCTCTTCAGTTAACTGTTGTACAGGTGTACTCTTTGGAGGAACGTGTCCCTTCCGTTATTGTGATTGGGTATCCTCGTGGTGGTTCGTTTTTTTATCAAGGCGGCTGGTTGGGAGGGAAGGTGACAGTCCGCTATCCAAGTACTTTCGTGTGCGTATCACCAGCTTTACCCGCAAGATGTTGGGACGCCGGTGTTCTTACGACAGTTTCCTTCCACCTCATCATGGCCAAAATGGTAATGGGTTCGGATCTTTGTCCTTCGACCCCACTATGGCGAACTTACTCGCACGAGCGAACTCGAATGGGCAATCAGACCAGGTGCCGTCCAGGTTTCCGTCATTGTCGTCGAAAGGTTCCAACGATTACAATGGAGCGCGCGAGATGTTCGTTCATTCGGGGATTCCATTTATCCTGGATAGCCAGGGGGGCAATCCTGGAACGACAGATATATCCGGTGGAGATGCGTTTGGTACGGATCCGGCAGTCGCGGGCCTGGACCTTCTAACTATAGCGCCTGGAACACGACATGAGCTTAACCGTTCCGGAACGGGTAGCAGCTGCGGCGATCGGCCTTCACGTGGAGAAAGCTTTCGCCGAACGGATTCAACCAATTCGGACCAGCCTCTGCTGCTATTCTCGAAAACAGATGATTCTGCTGCGTATGGATCTGGCCAGTTAGACGAGGTAGGATTGCGTGTTGGACACACCACTCTTGGGTGGAGTACCGGCCCGCGGGTAAAACGTGAACTGTTTACAAGCGTCAGTTGGATGTACTTCGGGCACAGTACTGCCGCAGGAAAGTGTGGATCATGTTAGCGGTGATTTCAGAAGCGGGTGTGGAGGGTTGGTGTGCTGCTGTAG includes these proteins:
- a CDS encoding hypothetical protein (encoded by transcript TGME49_285260) produces the protein MENHRNARSGEEARRQTMGKEGRIREAYPSLFVLFQRMRDSLYLPKYQEVIAAIQADLDEAEKRGAAPSGSSVAVDRETEKNERPRRLVEFNGDEEGVGEGKARAKAEACGCPEGEREGDDIREQRTRIFENKETAKDTEVAAGTPDEAWWWLCSNPPSFPFYEVYTQELIDLLAAYLHRRICERFRAAELRGNGCESEGVHFPLAQRKKQESQEKTSPPETHERRRQAALSPLRVLEIGAGTGLLARHLTTALDSLLLRHPPHESPCCPCCSASVPSSSVSSGFSPSSSSFSCAVEREMRTAATGGCKHLNLTSDHEPGCGEGRDAEKEYFPGKGKWYSYLASEARRDLRCLYRRVVFGDFRELLASYMPHICICSWMPFNIDWTGIFRNFSRVQEVMWVEEKRSMCLRPPGEATERGTERQESCRQPNSGTQTNSERAAVASEQAFSSLPSCRENDEEAVDTCGGREEKKQTGVEDYVLIGHAEFGLVGKPMETWGLRLPAHVHLPQGVEFRRQDITCSGESSDAEGKSELPLQERKRQRDRDSGIQRDRDFEGGGRLQRVAVSSGVETGGISPAGRRRLWMNVGDEKTHGTPFCDRCSDIGQDCPLAVRATETEEEIGKGVESTGADESALHSEMHQANGHGEAGGDCVEEGEETATLLPLQERLYWRDGYTRVHLGGSDEIFQCSRFDAVESLANGGASSSRVSIFRKRRV